In Pithys albifrons albifrons isolate INPA30051 chromosome 6, PitAlb_v1, whole genome shotgun sequence, a single genomic region encodes these proteins:
- the PRORP gene encoding mitochondrial ribonuclease P catalytic subunit isoform X3, producing the protein MALFSQTRQRVFQALLWKCHMFWPVSRCQQLFAASFSIPNREKINYFSFITSSSAALPVDPQKCGVLTTKKRPEMDCEEEKRWDEESKEIPEGKLHFSSSVGAAKKWSMGQVGSRNKFMNIQPPEKPLQAEEWNKLRENFQSPEIFEEVMFNSMIRCNSHIDVAKSLLTHMAERNGDVAYNMLVKYLTLCVQQGQVSEICDVYDIMKVRFKILEIGAYNLLIKGLSNSDRWRMALTILEEAKKTMIPSRTSYESCMKAASRHKEMKLAFELYHEMLAKNVVPTLDVLQSFFDFSRGMKGAELQKKLFGILLYLRENQIYPHKTFMQSIKQWFESIPGGNWRGHLTTIKDSGQCPVCNHQLEDSDLTEEEYNSLSERIIRDVIHGTDTFRKTTPQDNGPLAAAAQGVIIIFTPSLRGYGCYGLSTVQHPLAPELITHCVNPRPGGGTGCSLRVHKWRVRRPRELLIRYRGAAGPQQEEITALYQTTAIICTNRNLRPFKLSWKIDFRLILLLMDSMSPT; encoded by the exons ATGGCACTGTTTTCTCAAACTAGGCAGCGGGTTTTTCAAGCTCTGCTGTGGAAATGTCACATGTTCTGGCCTGTTTCAAGATGCCAACAACTGTTTGCTGCCTCTTTCAGCATTCccaacagggaaaaaattaactatttcagttttataaCATCTTCCAGCGCTGCATTACCCGTGGACCCCCAAAAATGTGGGGTTTTAACTACCAAGAAAAGGCCTGAAATGGATTGcgaagaagaaaaaagatgggATGAGGAGTCTAAAGAAATACCTGAAGGAAAACTccacttttcttcctctgttggAGCTGCAAAGAAATGGTCAATGGGTCAAGTTGGGTCAAGGAATAAGTTTATGAATATACAACCTCCAGAAAAACCTTTGCAGGCTGAAGAATGGAACAAGCTAAGGGAAAACTTCCAATCAcctgaaatatttgaagaagTGATGTTTAACAGTATGATAAGGTGCAACAGCCACATTGACGTGGCAAAGTCCTTGCTGACCCACATGGCAGAGCGTAATGGGGACGTTGCATATAATATGTTGGTCAAATACCTGAcgctgtgtgtgcagcagggacaggtttCAGAAATCTGTGATGTGTATGATATAATGAAAGTCAGATTTAAGATTTTAGAAATTGGGGCTTACAACCTTCTTATCAAGGGACTGAGTAATTCAGATCGGTGGAGAATGGCCTTGACTATTTTGGAGGAAGCAAAAAAGACTATGATTCCCTCACGGACAAGCTATGAATCCTGTATGAAAGCAGCCAGCCGTCACAAAGAAATGAAGCTTGCCTTTGAACTTTACCATGAAATGCTGGCTAAGAATGTAGTCCCAACCTTGGATGTCCTGCAATCTTTTTTTGACTTCAGCAGGGGTATGAAAGGTGCTGAGTTACAGAAAAAACTGTTTGGCATCCTCTTATATTTGAGAGAGAACCAAATATACCCTCACAAAACATTTATGCAGAGTATAAAGCAATGGTTTGAAAG TATACCAGGAGGGAACTGGAGAGGACACCTGACCACCATTAAAGACAG TGGACAGTGTCCTGTTTGCAACCATCAGTTGGAGGACAGTGATCTCACTGAAGAGGAGTATAACAGTCTCAGCGAAAGAATAATAAGGGACGTGATACATGGAACTGATACTTTTAGAAAGACAACCCCACAG gacaatgggccattagcagcagctgcccagggagtcattatcatcttcacacccagcctgagggggtaTGGCTGCTATGGGCtatcaacagttcaacaccccctggctccagagttaatcacccattgtgtgaatccccgcccagggggagggactgggtgctccctgagggtacataagtggcgggtaagaagacctcgggaacttctcatcagatacagaggagcagcaggacctcaacaggaggagatcaccgctctctaccagactacagccatcatctgcaccaacag